A window of the bacterium genome harbors these coding sequences:
- a CDS encoding deoxyguanosinetriphosphate triphosphohydrolase — MNPRETTEAWEEQILSPHAARSARSRGRVRPEPKDPLRTDFQRDRDRIIHSKAFRRLMHKTQVFLAPEGDHYRTRLTHTLEVAQIARTIARAIRINEDLTEAIVLGHDLGHPPFGHAGEEALNQAMAGHGGFRHDLQSLRMVELLERRRAKDGTYQDGLNLTWEVRNGIGGHSKGASDIGIFPDLETTPPQSGPETVEGQLARVADRIAYVNHDTDDAIRAGLINERDIPAGVRAVLGETRGEWLDTTVRDIVDRSAGVGRIQMTEEVRIALNGLKDYLFAIVYQGSAAKAEVGKSQRLLRDLFDYFIEHPDEISQESRRLLDEGEVTVQRAVCDFLSGMTDRFAIRTQERLFVPRTWESF; from the coding sequence ATGAACCCGCGCGAGACGACGGAGGCGTGGGAGGAGCAGATCCTGTCCCCGCACGCCGCCAGGAGTGCGCGGTCGCGGGGCCGGGTGCGCCCCGAGCCCAAGGATCCCCTGCGCACCGATTTCCAGCGGGATCGGGATCGGATCATTCACTCCAAGGCGTTCCGCCGCCTGATGCACAAGACCCAGGTCTTCCTCGCCCCCGAAGGCGATCACTACCGGACGCGGCTCACCCACACCCTCGAGGTCGCCCAGATCGCGCGGACGATCGCGCGGGCGATCCGGATCAATGAGGATCTCACCGAGGCGATCGTCCTGGGGCATGACCTGGGCCACCCCCCGTTTGGCCACGCCGGCGAGGAGGCACTCAACCAGGCGATGGCGGGCCACGGCGGGTTCCGGCACGACCTGCAGAGCCTGCGGATGGTGGAGCTCCTCGAGCGGCGTCGGGCGAAGGACGGGACCTACCAGGACGGGTTGAACCTGACCTGGGAAGTTCGAAACGGCATCGGCGGGCACTCCAAAGGCGCCTCCGACATCGGCATCTTCCCCGATCTCGAAACGACCCCGCCCCAGAGCGGCCCGGAAACCGTCGAGGGGCAGCTGGCGCGGGTCGCCGATCGCATCGCCTACGTCAATCACGACACCGATGACGCGATTCGGGCGGGGTTGATCAACGAGCGGGACATCCCCGCCGGCGTGCGCGCGGTTCTCGGGGAGACCCGGGGAGAATGGCTCGACACGACCGTGCGGGACATCGTCGACCGCTCCGCCGGCGTCGGGCGCATCCAGATGACCGAGGAGGTCCGGATCGCGCTCAACGGCCTCAAGGACTACCTGTTCGCCATCGTCTACCAAGGCTCGGCGGCGAAGGCCGAGGTGGGCAAGTCCCAGCGACTGCTGCGGGACCTGTTCGACTACTTCATCGAGCACCCCGACGAGATCAGCCAGGAATCCCGGCGGCTGCTCGACGAGGGCGAGGTGACGGTTCAGCGGGCCGTCTGTGATTTTCTCTCCGGCATGACCGACCGGTTTGCCATCCGGACGCAGGAGCGGCTGTTCGTCCCCCGGACGTGGGAGAGCTTCTGA
- a CDS encoding AroM family protein — MGRAVGLLTIGQAPRPDLIEEYERALPTARLVQRGALDDLGDSEILDLAPGPGDDVLVSRLRSGREVRLARRHLEPRLQRCLEELAREVDLTVLLCTGDFPAVRPPGLVLVPQRVLHHIVAALVDGLRGDGRAARPLGVLLPDPAQAASAERRWADLGRVVTAAASPYQGPEALEAGGEALRDAGVAVVVMDCIGYTRAMRRTVSHLVGVPTILANAAVAMIAREAVEGAA; from the coding sequence ATGGGCCGCGCCGTAGGCCTCCTGACCATCGGGCAGGCGCCCCGGCCGGATTTGATCGAGGAGTACGAGCGGGCCCTCCCGACCGCCCGGCTCGTGCAGCGGGGGGCGCTCGATGACCTCGGCGACTCGGAGATCCTGGATCTCGCCCCCGGCCCCGGAGACGACGTGCTGGTCAGCCGCCTTCGGAGCGGTCGCGAGGTGCGGCTGGCCCGCCGACATCTCGAACCCCGTTTGCAGCGGTGCCTCGAGGAGTTGGCGCGAGAGGTGGACCTGACGGTGCTCCTCTGCACCGGGGACTTCCCTGCGGTGCGCCCGCCCGGGCTCGTGCTCGTGCCGCAGCGGGTGCTGCACCACATCGTCGCCGCCCTGGTGGACGGGCTGCGGGGGGACGGCCGCGCGGCCCGGCCGCTCGGCGTGCTGCTGCCCGATCCGGCGCAGGCGGCGTCGGCCGAGCGCCGCTGGGCGGACCTCGGTCGCGTGGTCACCGCCGCGGCGTCGCCGTACCAGGGCCCGGAGGCACTCGAGGCCGGGGGGGAAGCGCTGCGGGACGCCGGCGTCGCCGTCGTGGTCATGGACTGCATCGGCTACACGCGAGCGATGCGGCGCACCGTGTCGCACCTCGTCGGGGTGCCGACGATTCTCGCAAACGCCGCGGTCGCGATGATCGCGCGCGAGGCGGTGGAGGGGGCAGCATGA
- a CDS encoding 4-hydroxyphenylacetate 3-hydroxylase N-terminal domain-containing protein → MRTADEYRASLRDGRVVYYGGQRVGDVTAHPALRVAVDHAALDYQMAADPRYRSLAVVPRPGGGEMSRYFALPKTADDLLARMELIETSTRLGGTIVPLLKEIGTDALLALHLVAHDLDRARGTQYLERVRTFYAHCRDQDLAMAVAQTDVKGDRGAGPSDQAHPDYYVRIVEERADGIVVRGAKVHTSVSMNANELIVLPTRALGERDRAYAVAFAIPVATRGLTLAVSPYGGHATSSFEHPLSSRHRMTETLTVFDDVFVPRDRVFLQGEWEYAGPLARTFVEFHRFTAVSYKLPLVDLFVGAAYLIARYNGIERAGHIRDKLTWLVAYASTLRALTRMAALDCYRGALEIAIPDPGTVNIAKLHFATQFHRAVADVQEIAGGLLVTGPGGADWEAPALRPLIERYLGGKGVGAEARLRLLHLISDVTTSALGGYHAVLAIHAEGSIEAEKLTIYRTAPVERCVALAKELAGIAD, encoded by the coding sequence ATGAGGACTGCGGACGAGTACCGGGCGAGCCTGCGGGACGGGCGGGTCGTCTACTACGGGGGCCAGCGCGTGGGGGACGTGACGGCGCATCCGGCGCTGCGGGTGGCGGTCGATCACGCCGCGCTCGACTATCAGATGGCCGCGGACCCTCGTTACCGATCGCTCGCGGTCGTCCCGCGCCCCGGCGGCGGGGAGATGAGCCGGTATTTTGCGCTGCCCAAGACCGCGGACGACCTCCTGGCGCGCATGGAGTTGATCGAGACCAGCACGCGGCTCGGCGGGACGATCGTGCCGCTGCTGAAAGAGATCGGCACCGACGCCCTCCTCGCGCTGCACCTCGTGGCCCACGATCTCGACCGGGCGCGCGGCACCCAGTACCTCGAACGGGTCCGGACATTCTACGCCCACTGCCGGGATCAGGACCTGGCGATGGCGGTCGCCCAGACCGACGTGAAGGGCGATCGCGGGGCCGGCCCCAGCGATCAGGCGCACCCGGATTACTACGTCCGAATCGTGGAGGAGCGCGCGGATGGGATCGTGGTGCGCGGCGCGAAGGTCCACACTTCCGTCAGCATGAACGCCAACGAACTGATCGTGCTCCCGACGCGCGCGCTGGGGGAGCGCGATCGCGCCTACGCCGTGGCCTTCGCCATCCCGGTGGCGACGCGGGGGCTGACGCTCGCGGTCAGTCCCTACGGGGGACACGCCACCTCCTCGTTCGAACACCCCCTGTCGAGCCGGCACCGGATGACGGAGACGCTCACCGTTTTCGACGACGTGTTCGTGCCGCGCGACCGGGTCTTTCTGCAGGGGGAGTGGGAGTACGCCGGGCCGCTCGCGAGGACATTCGTCGAGTTTCACCGGTTCACCGCGGTGTCCTACAAGCTTCCGCTCGTGGACCTGTTCGTGGGCGCCGCCTACCTGATCGCCCGGTACAACGGGATCGAACGCGCCGGCCACATCCGGGATAAGCTCACCTGGCTCGTGGCCTACGCGAGCACGCTCCGGGCGCTCACCCGCATGGCGGCGCTGGACTGCTACCGGGGGGCGCTGGAGATCGCCATCCCCGATCCCGGCACCGTCAACATCGCGAAGCTGCACTTCGCTACTCAGTTTCACCGCGCGGTCGCCGATGTCCAGGAGATCGCCGGCGGCCTGCTCGTCACCGGTCCCGGCGGGGCGGACTGGGAGGCCCCGGCCCTGCGCCCCCTCATCGAGCGCTACCTCGGGGGAAAGGGGGTCGGGGCGGAGGCCCGGCTGCGGCTCCTGCACCTGATCTCGGATGTGACGACCTCGGCCCTGGGAGGCTACCACGCCGTCCTGGCGATCCACGCGGAGGGATCGATCGAGGCGGAGAAGCTGACGATTTATCGGACGGCCCCGGTGGAACGATGTGTGGCGCTGGCGAAGGAGCTGGCCGGGATCGCCGACTGA